One genomic window of Streptomyces spiramyceticus includes the following:
- a CDS encoding CocE/NonD family hydrolase encodes MSSRRRRSAPASRRPIVFAVGAALAAPLALSAPGQAGAAAEYTVTPLKFTVEAGGRKCTVDADVYRPAGVDKTRPAPAVLTTNGFGGSKADGSTDAIAKAFATRGYVALAYSGLGFGRSGCLISLNNPEIDGKAASGLIDFLGGSRAADDGTRADYVTKDGKGDPRVGMMGGSYGGSIQLSTASKDRRLDALVPLITWNDLAYAIDPNNANNKVTPVTPGAYKYQWTSAFFLMGEAQGLLNPGLDPSRLGSAGCVHFVAEVCRTTRLLTSGRYPADRTAEMLAFARRVSPASYLHRVRTPTLIIQGQADSLFNLNEAEATYKTLKAQGTETKMIWQSWGHSGGLRDPAPGELNIGQGNLETSYVGKRILAWFDRYLHGKRGTDTGPSFAYYRDWQSGYGTAAAPPALSQKVYLSGDGKLVDNRAKVVPGSREYRNWNFPTSHSETSLAPMLGMPDPKPHDTKGTYLGWSTKPLKAPVDVVGVPKATLKVVSPKAERVQNSADAADKLVLFAKLYDVAPDGTKTLVRRLIAPVRVPDVTRPFTVTLPGIVHRYEKGHRLQFVIAASDGAYYGNRGIKPVKVVSKPDNTGVLELPVIRGSLG; translated from the coding sequence ATGTCGTCCCGTCGCCGCCGCTCCGCTCCTGCGTCCCGCAGACCGATCGTCTTCGCCGTCGGTGCGGCACTGGCAGCGCCCCTCGCCCTCTCCGCACCCGGACAGGCTGGCGCGGCAGCCGAATACACCGTCACCCCCCTGAAGTTCACGGTCGAGGCGGGCGGCAGGAAGTGCACCGTCGACGCCGACGTCTACCGCCCCGCCGGAGTCGACAAGACGCGCCCCGCTCCCGCCGTCCTCACCACCAACGGCTTCGGCGGCAGCAAGGCCGACGGCTCCACCGACGCCATCGCCAAGGCCTTCGCCACGCGCGGCTATGTCGCCCTCGCCTACTCCGGCCTCGGCTTCGGCAGGTCCGGCTGCCTCATCTCCCTCAACAACCCCGAGATCGACGGCAAGGCCGCCTCGGGCCTGATCGACTTCCTTGGCGGCAGCCGCGCGGCCGACGACGGCACCCGGGCCGACTACGTCACCAAGGACGGCAAGGGTGACCCGCGCGTCGGCATGATGGGCGGCTCGTACGGCGGTTCCATCCAGCTGTCGACGGCCTCGAAGGACCGCCGCCTGGACGCGCTCGTCCCCCTCATCACCTGGAACGACCTCGCCTACGCCATCGACCCCAACAACGCGAACAACAAGGTCACGCCCGTCACGCCCGGTGCGTACAAGTACCAGTGGACGTCCGCCTTCTTCCTCATGGGCGAGGCGCAGGGCCTGCTCAACCCCGGGCTCGACCCGTCGCGCCTCGGCAGTGCTGGCTGCGTGCACTTCGTCGCCGAGGTCTGCCGGACCACCCGCCTGCTGACCTCGGGCCGCTACCCCGCCGACCGCACCGCCGAGATGCTCGCCTTCGCGCGCAGAGTCTCCCCGGCCTCGTACCTCCACCGGGTCAGGACGCCGACCCTGATCATCCAGGGCCAGGCCGACAGCCTGTTCAACCTCAACGAGGCGGAGGCGACGTACAAGACCCTCAAGGCGCAGGGCACCGAGACCAAGATGATCTGGCAGTCCTGGGGCCACAGCGGCGGCCTCCGCGACCCCGCCCCGGGTGAACTCAACATCGGGCAGGGCAATCTGGAGACGAGCTACGTCGGCAAGCGCATCCTCGCCTGGTTCGACCGCTATCTGCACGGGAAGCGGGGCACCGACACCGGCCCGTCCTTCGCCTACTACCGCGACTGGCAGAGCGGTTACGGTACGGCCGCCGCGCCGCCCGCCCTGTCGCAGAAGGTCTACCTCTCCGGCGACGGCAAACTCGTCGACAACCGCGCCAAGGTGGTGCCCGGCTCCCGCGAGTACCGCAACTGGAATTTCCCCACCAGCCACTCGGAGACCTCGCTCGCCCCCATGCTCGGTATGCCCGACCCCAAGCCCCATGACACCAAGGGCACTTACCTCGGCTGGTCCACCAAGCCGCTCAAGGCCCCGGTGGATGTCGTCGGCGTACCGAAGGCGACCCTGAAGGTCGTCTCGCCCAAGGCCGAGCGCGTACAGAACTCCGCCGACGCCGCCGACAAGCTCGTCCTCTTCGCCAAGCTGTACGACGTCGCGCCCGACGGCACGAAGACGCTCGTCCGGCGGCTGATCGCGCCGGTGCGCGTGCCCGACGTGACGCGGCCCTTCACGGTCACGCTTCCCGGCATCGTCCACCGTTACGAGAAGGGGCACCGCCTGCAATTCGTCATCGCGGCGAGCGACGGGGCGTACTACGGCAACCGGGGCATCAAGCCGGTGAAGGTAGTGAGCAAGCCGGACAACACGGGCGTGCTGGAGCTCCCGGTGATCAGGGGCTCCCTGGGCTGA
- a CDS encoding lipopolysaccharide assembly protein LapA domain-containing protein yields the protein MSPKDGPGGDRRLAGGRITPARAAIILIVILALVFIFENTRQVKVRLLIPEVTMPLYLALLAMAAVGALCGGYFIKRRK from the coding sequence ATGAGCCCCAAGGACGGACCGGGCGGCGACAGGCGCCTGGCGGGCGGCAGGATCACGCCCGCGAGGGCTGCGATCATCCTGATCGTGATCTTGGCGCTCGTCTTCATCTTCGAGAACACCCGTCAGGTCAAGGTCCGTCTTCTCATCCCCGAAGTCACCATGCCGCTCTATCTGGCGCTGCTCGCCATGGCGGCCGTCGGGGCGCTGTGCGGCGGTTACTTCATCAAGAGACGCAAGTGA
- a CDS encoding GNAT family N-acetyltransferase, with protein MYLAEGPRVGIRHFGPEDAEEFTARARESKSLHRPWLFPPDQLPAYAAYAGQLIADPTREGFLVCERSGGGRIAGFININNIVGGSFQCGALGYGAFAHAAGRGLMGEGLDLVLGYAFGALGLHRLEANVQPGNEASIALVRRAGFRREGFSPDFLFIDGAWRDHERWAITVEMRGGG; from the coding sequence ATGTATCTCGCTGAGGGCCCGCGTGTGGGCATACGGCACTTCGGGCCCGAGGACGCGGAGGAGTTCACGGCGCGGGCGCGGGAGAGCAAGAGCCTGCACCGTCCCTGGCTCTTCCCGCCGGACCAGCTCCCCGCGTACGCGGCGTACGCGGGGCAGCTCATCGCCGACCCGACCAGGGAGGGCTTTCTGGTCTGCGAGCGGTCGGGCGGCGGACGGATCGCCGGCTTCATCAACATCAACAACATCGTCGGGGGCAGCTTCCAGTGCGGGGCACTGGGGTACGGGGCGTTCGCGCACGCCGCCGGGCGGGGCTTGATGGGCGAGGGCCTCGATCTGGTGCTGGGGTACGCGTTCGGGGCGTTGGGGCTGCACCGGCTGGAGGCGAACGTTCAGCCGGGGAACGAGGCGTCGATCGCGTTGGTGCGGAGGGCGGGGTTCCGGCGGGAGGGCTTCTCGCCGGACTTCCTCTTCATCGACGGGGCGTGGCGCGACCACGAACGGTGGGCGATCACGGTGGAGATGCGAGGCGGTGGCTGA